From the genome of Devriesea agamarum, one region includes:
- a CDS encoding AMP-binding protein: protein MNELDWRIPAPYDRSLASLREHCEALRPVATSCLDGRRPATPFPAVSGDGPGVIAPSAVASIATEESIPARVWLGPFPAPGRLPKALNSTVLVVPTSGSTGTAKAVAHSLASLKASWDITDRALGGAGVWLCLLPPTHIAGIQVLCRSLAAGYEPGLADLSQTFTPDHFLHAVEAFHVHAQSQGAPRRFTSLVPTQLQRLINAATADAATARSIADALSSFDAILVGGAATSPDLLEDACTLGAHVVTTYGSSETAGGCVYDRRPLRGVQLTLRDDRLLIDSPTLGLGYLFPDGHADLFPRPLPTSDLARLDPTASTTVTGPITSATPDVLLTVLGRADDVIISGGQKILPQDVERALATMPGVREATVVGIPDPEWGQAPVALLVCSPEAGKQLPSRDDVRNHLRSLGLKRWHTPHRLLAVEELPRLGIGKIDRSAATDLALSQLHDGEQPQ from the coding sequence ATGAACGAGCTGGATTGGCGCATCCCTGCGCCCTATGACAGATCTCTTGCGTCGTTGCGCGAGCACTGCGAGGCGCTGCGTCCTGTGGCGACATCCTGTCTAGATGGCCGGCGCCCCGCCACCCCCTTCCCCGCCGTATCCGGGGATGGCCCCGGTGTCATTGCACCCAGCGCTGTCGCATCCATCGCCACTGAGGAATCTATCCCCGCCCGGGTATGGCTGGGCCCGTTTCCTGCTCCGGGGAGGTTACCGAAGGCGCTCAACAGCACTGTTTTGGTGGTCCCGACCTCTGGCAGCACAGGCACCGCCAAAGCCGTGGCGCATTCCCTGGCGTCTTTAAAAGCGTCATGGGACATCACCGATCGTGCCCTGGGTGGTGCTGGAGTATGGCTGTGCCTGCTTCCACCCACCCATATCGCCGGGATCCAGGTGCTTTGCCGGTCGCTCGCCGCCGGATACGAGCCCGGACTAGCAGACCTCTCCCAGACGTTCACCCCCGACCATTTCCTACATGCTGTCGAGGCGTTTCATGTCCATGCCCAGAGCCAGGGCGCACCCCGACGATTCACCTCGCTGGTTCCCACCCAGCTACAGCGCCTGATCAACGCCGCCACCGCAGATGCCGCTACCGCGCGGTCCATAGCCGATGCGCTCAGCAGTTTCGACGCGATTCTGGTCGGCGGCGCCGCCACCTCCCCTGATCTCCTGGAGGATGCCTGCACGCTCGGCGCACACGTGGTCACCACCTATGGGTCCAGCGAAACCGCCGGGGGATGCGTCTATGATCGTCGTCCTCTGCGCGGGGTCCAGCTCACCCTTCGCGATGACCGTCTGCTGATTGACTCCCCCACCCTGGGTTTGGGGTACCTATTCCCCGACGGACACGCTGACCTTTTCCCGAGGCCTTTGCCCACCTCAGATCTGGCGCGGCTGGATCCCACCGCATCCACCACCGTCACCGGACCCATCACCTCTGCGACCCCCGATGTGCTCCTGACCGTGCTGGGGCGGGCGGATGACGTCATCATCAGCGGCGGGCAGAAAATCCTTCCGCAGGACGTCGAGCGGGCCCTGGCAACTATGCCGGGTGTGCGTGAAGCAACCGTGGTCGGTATCCCCGATCCTGAATGGGGCCAAGCACCCGTGGCGTTGCTGGTGTGTTCACCAGAGGCGGGCAAGCAGCTGCCCTCGCGCGATGACGTACGCAATCACCTACGTAGCCTCGGGCTCAAACGCTGGCACACTCCGCACCGGCTACTTGCCGTGGAAGAACTTCCCCGGCTCGGGATCGGTAAGATCGACAGGTCCGCAGCGACAGACCTTGCGCTGTCTCAGCTTCACGACGGCGAACAGCCACAGTGA
- the purN gene encoding phosphoribosylglycinamide formyltransferase, giving the protein MRTQVVVLISGHGSNLLALLEDAHRGGEDSPYQIVGVIADREAPGLSHADRRGIPTTIVRCSDYSNRAAWDCALAEAIASFAPDLVVLAGFMKLLGSSVLDRFPGRIINTHPALLPAFPGAHGVRDALAYGVKVSGASVIEVDAGVDTGRILAQTAVPVLDDDTEDTLHERIKAVEHVMLVEVVRQLAAGLSSGVSGASHDPGCSAPLSGADSRPVSGSASGDESQAASGPEPQAASPISVPVSASVVSPPVSST; this is encoded by the coding sequence GTGCGCACCCAGGTCGTCGTACTTATCTCTGGTCACGGATCCAATCTTCTCGCTCTGCTTGAGGATGCCCATCGTGGTGGTGAGGATTCGCCGTACCAGATTGTCGGTGTCATTGCCGACCGCGAGGCTCCCGGCCTTAGTCATGCGGACCGTCGCGGTATCCCGACCACAATCGTGCGCTGCTCTGATTATTCAAACCGCGCCGCCTGGGATTGTGCCCTTGCCGAGGCCATAGCCAGCTTCGCGCCGGACTTAGTGGTTCTGGCCGGTTTCATGAAACTTTTGGGCTCGTCGGTGCTTGATCGGTTCCCGGGCCGCATCATCAATACTCACCCCGCGCTTCTTCCCGCCTTCCCCGGTGCCCACGGTGTCCGCGATGCTCTGGCCTATGGGGTAAAAGTCAGTGGAGCGTCGGTGATCGAGGTTGACGCGGGTGTTGATACCGGCCGTATCCTCGCGCAGACCGCCGTGCCAGTGTTGGACGACGACACCGAGGACACCCTGCACGAGCGAATCAAAGCTGTTGAGCACGTCATGCTCGTTGAGGTGGTGCGCCAGCTGGCCGCCGGGCTGTCTTCCGGTGTCTCGGGCGCGTCCCACGACCCTGGCTGCTCGGCACCTCTGTCAGGAGCGGACTCCCGCCCGGTCTCTGGTTCGGCCTCCGGTGATGAATCGCAGGCCGCGTCCGGTCCCGAACCGCAGGCGGCCTCTCCTATATCCGTGCCGGTTTCGGCATCTGTTGTTTCCCCTCCCGTTTCGTCAACCTAA
- a CDS encoding thiamine pyrophosphate-binding protein produces the protein MLSALPSPVCCPVPAPCGSGAVRAAAVFWRSLIALGLREVVIAPGSRSAPLVHALRNPIVHEVSDDLRVHVRIDERAAAFTALGFALEDPSRPAAVVTTSGTAVTHLMAAASEAHHSRLPLILITADRPAELRETGANQAGRQAQLFRDVARWHFDVPAPGALDATELELRTMANVAARAMAIATGDHPGPVHLNLGFRDPLVPAVTDTTVADSSAGDVPAVNGSAAPIALPLTRRVGVSRPVPVLLPACARTVVMAGDKAEIWGSGPHDPGPDGWDAGPGGPDGWGLDGWGSDAGGPDGRIADWAARHRLPLFAEPSSGARRPGPGLITRYLDMLPDVLATPGHPLRPRRVIVAGHTTLSRSVLSGLLAADDIELVVMSDDPLWPDAARRASLVASRIELDSDAETDREQDLFAQAWERAEQDLGQAFTVQTLPWQTRAALAVWEATGPRDTLVLASSSLIRDLERYAPATSGRILSHRGLAGIDGTSATAVGVALGMARRVGRVASGFGDVAGGTEPGVSVPEHGAGVPEHGTGVSEHGACGAEPGVSVSEHGAGVPEHGVCGAEPAVSGAECVAGDLEHGDGDSAQANQDRARCRALLGDLAALHDLTGLLIGPLEERPDLDVVVVDDGGGRIFGGLEHASAGEDILSRFFTTPHGADIAAIAKGLGASVVTADCDALPSVLKTPSVGVRVIVIRDDDPA, from the coding sequence ATGCTCTCTGCGCTGCCGTCTCCTGTGTGCTGTCCCGTGCCTGCTCCGTGTGGCTCGGGTGCGGTGCGTGCCGCGGCGGTTTTTTGGCGCAGCCTGATCGCACTGGGCTTGCGAGAAGTGGTGATCGCGCCAGGGTCGAGGTCTGCCCCGTTGGTGCATGCACTGCGCAATCCGATTGTGCACGAAGTGAGCGATGACCTGCGTGTTCACGTGCGTATTGACGAACGGGCCGCCGCATTTACAGCGCTGGGTTTCGCGTTGGAGGACCCGTCCCGGCCCGCCGCCGTGGTGACCACGTCGGGAACCGCGGTCACCCACCTCATGGCTGCGGCCTCGGAGGCGCATCATTCAAGGCTTCCGCTCATCTTGATCACGGCTGATCGCCCGGCGGAGTTGCGCGAGACCGGTGCCAACCAGGCGGGCCGCCAGGCGCAACTGTTTCGGGATGTTGCGCGATGGCATTTTGATGTGCCAGCGCCGGGTGCGCTGGATGCGACCGAACTAGAACTGCGCACGATGGCGAATGTGGCTGCCCGCGCCATGGCGATTGCGACCGGGGATCACCCCGGACCGGTTCATCTCAACCTTGGATTCCGTGACCCGCTTGTGCCAGCGGTGACGGACACAACCGTCGCCGACTCGTCTGCCGGTGATGTACCAGCCGTTAATGGGTCCGCTGCGCCGATCGCTCTCCCGTTAACGCGGCGCGTGGGCGTGTCCCGGCCCGTGCCGGTCCTGTTGCCCGCGTGCGCCCGCACCGTGGTGATGGCGGGTGATAAGGCAGAGATCTGGGGGAGTGGCCCACATGACCCGGGTCCAGACGGCTGGGATGCGGGCCCCGGAGGTCCAGATGGGTGGGGTCTAGATGGCTGGGGTTCAGACGCCGGGGGTCCAGATGGCCGGATTGCGGACTGGGCCGCGCGGCATCGACTGCCGCTCTTTGCCGAACCTAGTTCAGGCGCTCGGCGGCCTGGTCCTGGTCTCATCACCCGCTACCTGGACATGCTTCCCGATGTACTTGCCACCCCAGGGCATCCGCTGCGTCCCCGTCGGGTCATCGTGGCTGGGCATACCACGCTTTCTCGGTCTGTTCTCAGCGGGCTGTTGGCTGCGGATGACATTGAGCTCGTGGTTATGTCGGATGATCCGCTATGGCCTGACGCTGCTCGGCGCGCCAGCCTAGTGGCGTCCCGGATTGAGCTCGACTCGGACGCGGAAACCGATCGTGAACAGGATCTGTTTGCGCAAGCTTGGGAGCGCGCCGAACAGGACCTCGGTCAGGCCTTCACCGTGCAGACTCTTCCCTGGCAAACCCGTGCTGCTCTCGCGGTCTGGGAGGCTACGGGTCCGCGCGACACATTGGTGTTGGCGTCGTCGAGTTTAATTCGCGACCTCGAACGCTATGCCCCAGCCACCTCGGGCCGGATTCTTTCTCATCGGGGATTGGCTGGTATTGACGGAACCTCCGCAACAGCGGTTGGCGTGGCGTTAGGGATGGCACGACGGGTCGGACGCGTGGCGAGCGGGTTCGGAGACGTTGCTGGCGGGACCGAACCCGGCGTGAGTGTGCCAGAACATGGCGCTGGCGTGCCGGAACATGGCACTGGTGTCTCAGAACATGGCGCTTGTGGGGCCGAGCCCGGCGTGAGTGTGTCAGAACATGGCGCTGGTGTGCCGGAACATGGCGTTTGTGGGGCCGAGCCCGCCGTCAGTGGGGCCGAGTGTGTCGCCGGTGACTTAGAGCATGGTGATGGCGATTCGGCGCAGGCTAACCAGGATCGAGCTCGGTGTCGGGCTCTGCTGGGGGATCTCGCCGCGTTGCACGATCTGACGGGTCTGTTGATTGGCCCCCTTGAAGAACGCCCTGATCTCGACGTGGTGGTTGTTGACGATGGCGGCGGACGGATTTTTGGGGGTCTTGAGCACGCGTCCGCCGGTGAGGACATTCTCAGCAGGTTCTTCACCACCCCTCACGGGGCCGATATCGCTGCGATAGCTAAAGGTCTGGGTGCGAGCGTGGTGACGGCAGACTGTGACGCGCTGCCCTCGGTTCTGAAGACCCCGTCAGTGGGGGTTCGGGTGATCGTCATTCGAGACGATGACCCTGCTTAG
- a CDS encoding S1C family serine protease, translating to MMSSEQRDQELGSGHGGSGFGRPVRPEPASNTPNQIPQQQGLAHSQPGSGQDQQGAPGENQPGHAAPEPERSRWQRTERVEYPTESFDQPTERLGQFPAGSSTASYNQAPSNPTLPLPGSPSPYEPSPYAQAQPDPNSQSEVGFTPPAGGFSVPPGGGMPPAGGAVPPGGNGPVPPGGPIPPFGGYGAPTPGAVTTASRRGPGWFAVIAIAVVAALLGAVGAFTAGIGYNAIAGVAADSNTVSAPQQAEPPAKNSTANAPNWEDVAKAVAPSVVAITVQTGQGAAEGTGIILDARGTIVTNNHVVQGADRIAVTLHDGRTYWARTVGTDPSTDIAVIRLQDPPKGLKPATLGDSAKVVVGQPVMALGTPLGLQNTVTTGIVSAVNRPVSTSSDSSNPKDSAFTSAIQTDASINQGNSGGPLVDAQGYVIGINSAIASTGNGRENAGSIGLGFAIPVNTVKLIADQLISKGTAQHALLGVTATDGTATVGTTIYRGAKVVEIVPNSPAASGGLAVGDLVTKVDDVNIGSATALTAYVRSLPVGSSHKLTVLRGQDEKVLDIKLSSAD from the coding sequence ATGATGTCAAGCGAACAACGAGACCAAGAGCTTGGGTCTGGACATGGCGGAAGCGGGTTTGGACGCCCTGTGCGCCCCGAGCCTGCATCGAACACTCCTAATCAGATTCCGCAGCAGCAGGGGTTAGCTCACAGCCAGCCGGGGTCGGGGCAGGACCAGCAGGGGGCGCCGGGGGAAAATCAGCCGGGCCATGCCGCACCGGAGCCGGAGCGCAGCCGATGGCAGCGCACGGAGCGAGTGGAATATCCGACTGAATCCTTTGACCAACCCACGGAACGCCTAGGTCAGTTCCCCGCGGGATCATCGACAGCGAGCTATAACCAGGCGCCATCCAATCCGACTTTGCCTTTACCAGGCTCCCCATCGCCCTATGAGCCGTCGCCGTACGCGCAGGCTCAGCCCGATCCGAACTCGCAGTCCGAGGTGGGATTCACACCTCCTGCAGGCGGGTTCTCCGTACCTCCCGGCGGGGGGATGCCTCCCGCAGGCGGCGCTGTACCTCCCGGTGGGAACGGTCCGGTTCCGCCAGGAGGCCCGATCCCTCCGTTTGGGGGCTACGGCGCACCTACCCCCGGTGCCGTCACGACCGCCTCACGCCGTGGGCCGGGATGGTTTGCTGTCATCGCTATCGCGGTGGTCGCCGCACTTCTCGGCGCCGTGGGAGCGTTCACCGCCGGCATCGGATACAACGCAATTGCGGGAGTGGCGGCCGATTCCAACACCGTGTCCGCGCCACAACAGGCGGAGCCACCTGCGAAGAACTCCACCGCTAACGCCCCGAACTGGGAAGACGTGGCGAAAGCGGTGGCCCCGAGCGTGGTCGCTATTACGGTGCAGACCGGCCAGGGCGCTGCCGAGGGTACCGGCATCATCTTGGATGCCCGCGGCACTATCGTGACCAATAACCACGTGGTGCAGGGTGCTGACCGGATTGCGGTGACCCTGCACGATGGTCGCACCTACTGGGCCCGCACGGTCGGGACTGACCCCTCCACCGATATTGCCGTGATCCGCTTGCAGGATCCGCCGAAAGGCCTGAAGCCTGCAACTCTCGGCGATTCCGCCAAGGTGGTGGTAGGTCAGCCAGTGATGGCGCTCGGTACGCCGCTCGGTCTGCAAAACACGGTGACCACCGGCATTGTCTCGGCGGTGAACCGGCCCGTGAGCACTAGCTCTGATTCGTCGAACCCGAAGGACTCGGCGTTCACCTCCGCGATCCAGACCGACGCGTCGATCAACCAGGGCAACTCCGGTGGTCCTCTGGTCGATGCCCAGGGCTACGTGATCGGCATCAACTCGGCGATTGCTTCTACCGGGAACGGCAGGGAGAACGCGGGCAGCATCGGCCTCGGTTTCGCGATCCCCGTGAACACGGTCAAGCTCATTGCTGATCAGCTGATCAGCAAGGGAACCGCGCAGCATGCCCTGCTGGGAGTCACGGCGACTGACGGTACCGCCACCGTGGGCACCACGATTTACCGCGGCGCGAAGGTTGTGGAGATCGTTCCGAACTCGCCGGCAGCAAGCGGTGGTCTCGCCGTAGGAGATCTTGTGACCAAGGTTGATGACGTCAATATTGGCAGTGCCACCGCCCTCACCGCGTATGTGCGCAGCTTGCCGGTTGGCTCGTCCCACAAGCTCACCGTGTTGCGCGGACAGGACGAAAAGGTGCTCGACATCAAGCTGTCGTCAGCAGACTGA
- a CDS encoding o-succinylbenzoate synthase, whose amino-acid sequence MAESPARLTVPPTLREQGIDDAICWSIPMTTRFRRITVRDGVLLKGPAGWGEFSPFWDYDPPESSAWLRAALEVATSDYPRPLRDRVGVNVTVPVVSAECAAQLVASSSCRTAKVKVADPGTSLDQDVERVAAVRDALGPGGMIRVDANAAWDVPSAVDAIRRLDRAANGLDYVEQPCPTQEDLAAVRRLVNVPIAADELVRRVEDPLRIARSGAADLLIMKVQPLGGVRRCLELAEQAGLPVVVSSALESTVGLDAGIALAASLPGTAHDGGLGTIRLFTGDLVSRSAIPTGGMLEVPATRACPNPGLLARFAADPNLRSRWQHRLDACAALL is encoded by the coding sequence ATGGCTGAATCACCCGCACGGCTCACAGTTCCCCCTACCTTGCGTGAGCAGGGAATCGACGACGCCATCTGCTGGTCGATCCCCATGACCACTCGGTTTCGCCGGATCACGGTTCGCGATGGAGTGCTGCTGAAAGGACCAGCCGGGTGGGGTGAATTCTCTCCCTTTTGGGATTATGACCCGCCGGAATCCTCGGCCTGGCTGCGGGCCGCACTTGAGGTGGCGACCTCGGATTATCCCCGTCCGCTCCGGGATCGAGTCGGAGTGAATGTGACGGTGCCGGTGGTATCTGCCGAATGCGCTGCCCAGCTGGTGGCGAGCAGTTCGTGTCGCACGGCCAAAGTGAAAGTGGCTGATCCGGGGACCAGCCTGGATCAGGATGTGGAACGGGTAGCGGCTGTGCGCGATGCGCTGGGGCCAGGCGGGATGATTCGGGTTGATGCCAATGCTGCCTGGGACGTTCCGAGCGCTGTGGACGCTATTCGTCGTTTGGACCGTGCCGCGAACGGCCTGGACTATGTGGAGCAACCGTGTCCGACGCAGGAGGACTTAGCCGCGGTGCGTCGCCTGGTTAACGTGCCTATCGCCGCGGATGAGCTGGTGCGGCGCGTTGAGGACCCGTTGCGCATTGCTCGCAGCGGTGCGGCGGATCTGCTGATTATGAAGGTTCAGCCGCTCGGTGGGGTGAGGCGTTGTCTGGAGCTTGCCGAGCAAGCTGGGCTGCCGGTGGTGGTCTCGAGCGCGCTGGAATCCACCGTTGGGCTCGACGCGGGAATTGCTTTAGCAGCCTCGTTGCCGGGCACCGCGCACGACGGTGGTCTGGGTACCATCCGTTTATTTACAGGGGATCTCGTGAGCAGATCCGCAATCCCGACTGGGGGAATGCTGGAGGTGCCCGCCACCCGGGCCTGCCCCAATCCGGGGTTACTCGCCCGATTCGCCGCCGACCCGAACCTGCGGAGCCGGTGGCAGCATCGACTCGATGCCTGCGCCGCTTTACTGTGA
- a CDS encoding cell division protein PerM, whose translation MSANTTEKITSPVLMGISSAVLTALIGVTLCVVTALIGLMTAGGSGLTTLDAIMLGLNAFLLSHGGSLLLTTGVIDGIFSLTPLGLAAILIWIGAAFVRRMVRSLYPINEDGSARDGGLRDVLSLGLAHIITYASLVFVVTMVSRHHSFHAILVSVVASGLLVAVVSFVVGYYLALRRELKDTGHGSPLDRLPSLYGALFRSVGLTLAGLFGAGMLAVSVAIVVAFPQVAGMQTRLDPGIGGGAVLTLIQLALLPTFGLWALSVLVGGGFNVGLGTTFSLQGTTGGVLPQLPLLAALPGPSTATAGGWALLLVPALIIGFGAVCLTREVRHLSTRERIIGYILYPVGVLVGVLIMISAARGGIGNGRLRSLGPDIAATVGPLGGLILLATGVVLLVVVSPLRVRLLNVRAGIGDTVARLWERVERAERKEHEALSGSKTAVPSSADSSSDPGTPKQGAEGSEETSEASGIAIPSSARRQVFSARLPGLAAHDKPPTATPTDAKNDPADHE comes from the coding sequence GTGAGCGCGAACACTACCGAGAAGATCACCTCACCTGTCCTCATGGGGATCTCCTCGGCTGTTCTGACAGCTCTGATTGGGGTCACGCTATGCGTGGTGACGGCACTTATTGGCCTGATGACCGCAGGGGGATCCGGACTCACCACGCTCGATGCCATCATGCTGGGTCTGAACGCATTCTTGCTGTCCCACGGGGGAAGTCTGTTACTGACCACAGGGGTGATCGACGGAATTTTCTCGCTCACCCCGCTGGGTCTTGCCGCGATATTGATCTGGATCGGCGCTGCGTTTGTGCGGCGAATGGTTCGATCGCTGTATCCGATTAATGAGGACGGCTCAGCGCGAGACGGTGGCCTCCGCGATGTCTTGAGCTTGGGGCTAGCCCATATTATCACCTATGCCAGTTTAGTCTTTGTGGTGACGATGGTGAGCCGCCACCATTCCTTTCACGCGATCTTGGTCTCTGTGGTGGCATCCGGCCTGTTGGTCGCAGTGGTGTCTTTCGTGGTCGGCTACTATCTTGCGCTGCGTCGGGAACTGAAAGACACCGGTCATGGCAGTCCGTTAGATCGTCTTCCGAGCCTTTACGGTGCGTTGTTCCGCAGTGTGGGGCTGACCCTCGCCGGACTTTTCGGGGCGGGGATGCTGGCTGTCAGCGTCGCGATTGTGGTTGCGTTTCCACAGGTGGCAGGAATGCAAACGCGTCTGGATCCGGGGATCGGCGGGGGTGCGGTGCTCACCTTGATTCAGCTCGCCTTGCTGCCGACGTTCGGGTTGTGGGCCCTATCAGTGCTGGTCGGTGGTGGATTCAACGTTGGTTTAGGCACCACGTTTTCATTGCAGGGCACGACGGGTGGGGTTCTTCCTCAGCTTCCGTTGCTAGCTGCTCTTCCCGGCCCGAGCACGGCGACCGCTGGAGGTTGGGCTCTGCTTCTGGTGCCCGCGCTCATTATCGGGTTTGGGGCGGTCTGCCTGACTCGGGAGGTCCGGCATTTGTCCACGCGAGAGCGCATCATTGGATACATCTTGTATCCGGTCGGTGTGCTGGTCGGTGTGCTGATCATGATTAGTGCGGCGCGCGGGGGAATCGGTAATGGCCGTTTGCGTTCGCTCGGGCCAGATATCGCCGCGACGGTGGGGCCACTTGGTGGTCTGATTTTGTTGGCGACCGGGGTGGTGCTGCTGGTGGTGGTGAGTCCGCTGCGGGTTCGTTTACTGAACGTGAGGGCTGGGATCGGCGATACGGTAGCGCGTCTGTGGGAGCGGGTTGAACGAGCTGAGCGCAAGGAACACGAAGCACTGTCAGGTTCTAAGACCGCCGTACCAAGTTCAGCGGATTCTTCCTCGGATCCAGGGACGCCTAAACAAGGTGCAGAGGGTTCTGAGGAAACCTCGGAAGCCTCTGGCATCGCGATCCCTTCCAGTGCGCGGCGCCAGGTTTTCAGTGCACGCCTGCCAGGGCTGGCGGCGCACGATAAGCCTCCGACAGCTACCCCAACGGATGCTAAAAACGACCCCGCGGATCACGAGTGA
- the adhP gene encoding alcohol dehydrogenase AdhP, with protein MTTMHAAVVPSLGAQLDVKEVEIPEPGPGQVLVKNIASGVCHTDLHAAKGDWPVKPTPPFIPGHEGVGRVEKLGEGVTDLKVGDLVGNAWLWSACGHCQYCRTGWETLCESQEMGGYTVNGSFGEYMLVDATYAPRLPEGVDPYEVAPILCAGVTVYKGLKMTETRPGEWVVISGLGGLGHIAVQYAKAMGMRVVGVDIAQEKLDLALSHGADLVVNAATEDPGTFVQEKIGGAHGVLVTAVHPQAFAQATAMVRRGATVVFNGLPPGDFPASIFDIVLRGLTIRGSIVGTRQDMVEAIEFYAAGQIKPTVKTRPLADINEIFDDLEHGRIDGRIVLKY; from the coding sequence ATGACCACCATGCACGCTGCCGTTGTCCCATCGCTAGGGGCTCAGCTCGACGTGAAAGAGGTTGAGATCCCGGAGCCCGGCCCCGGACAGGTCCTCGTCAAGAACATCGCCTCCGGCGTGTGCCACACCGATCTGCACGCCGCTAAAGGCGACTGGCCGGTGAAGCCTACGCCTCCGTTCATCCCCGGGCATGAGGGCGTCGGACGGGTTGAGAAGCTTGGCGAAGGCGTCACCGATCTCAAGGTTGGTGACCTCGTGGGCAACGCTTGGCTGTGGTCGGCATGCGGTCACTGCCAGTACTGCCGTACCGGATGGGAGACCCTGTGCGAATCCCAGGAGATGGGCGGCTACACCGTAAACGGTTCGTTCGGTGAATACATGCTGGTGGACGCCACCTACGCACCTCGTCTGCCCGAGGGTGTGGACCCGTACGAGGTGGCCCCGATCCTGTGCGCAGGGGTCACCGTGTACAAGGGCCTGAAGATGACCGAGACTCGCCCGGGCGAATGGGTTGTGATCTCCGGTCTCGGCGGCCTTGGACACATCGCGGTGCAGTACGCGAAGGCGATGGGGATGCGGGTCGTCGGCGTGGATATCGCCCAGGAGAAGCTGGACCTCGCGCTCAGCCACGGCGCGGACCTGGTGGTTAACGCGGCCACCGAAGATCCCGGTACGTTCGTTCAGGAGAAGATCGGCGGCGCCCACGGTGTGCTGGTGACCGCTGTGCATCCGCAGGCATTTGCGCAGGCCACCGCCATGGTTCGTCGCGGCGCTACGGTTGTGTTCAACGGTCTTCCCCCCGGCGACTTCCCGGCATCGATCTTCGACATCGTGCTGCGCGGTCTGACCATCCGCGGCTCCATCGTGGGCACGCGTCAGGACATGGTCGAAGCTATCGAGTTCTACGCTGCCGGCCAGATTAAGCCCACGGTTAAGACTCGTCCGCTGGCCGATATCAACGAGATCTTCGACGACCTCGAGCACGGCCGCATTGATGGCCGCATCGTGTTGAAGTACTGA
- a CDS encoding 1,4-dihydroxy-2-naphthoyl-CoA synthase, whose product MPDSERLSASAPATDKRPRQVSETFDPDRWRDIGPDELSGPAFTDITYHRAVDRQADGTVRDLNCVRIAFDRPEVRNAFRPHTVDELFRALDHARLDPGVGVILLTGNGPSPKDGGWAFCSGGDQRIRGRSGYQYADGVSSASVIPGQAGRLHILECQRLIRTMGKVVIAVVGGWAAGGGHSLHVVADLSIASREHARFKQTDANVGSFDGGYGSAYLAKQVGQKRAREIFFLAEEYSAEDAYAWGAVNRVVPHAELEDAALEMARIIGTKSPQAIRMLKFAFNLTDDGLMGQQVFAGEATRLAYMTDEAVEGRDAFLQRREPDWSPFPHPQG is encoded by the coding sequence ATGCCAGATTCTGAGCGCCTGTCCGCCTCCGCGCCCGCGACCGATAAGCGACCGCGCCAGGTTTCCGAAACTTTCGACCCTGACCGGTGGCGGGACATCGGCCCCGATGAGCTCTCCGGTCCCGCCTTCACAGACATCACTTATCACCGAGCGGTTGACCGTCAGGCCGACGGCACCGTGCGCGATCTGAACTGCGTGCGGATTGCGTTTGACCGGCCCGAGGTGCGCAATGCGTTTCGGCCGCACACGGTGGATGAGCTTTTTAGGGCGTTGGACCATGCGCGGCTCGACCCGGGGGTGGGCGTGATTTTGCTGACCGGGAATGGTCCGTCACCCAAGGACGGCGGATGGGCTTTTTGTTCCGGCGGTGACCAGCGCATTCGTGGCCGATCGGGATACCAGTACGCCGACGGTGTCAGCTCGGCCAGCGTCATCCCAGGGCAGGCCGGACGGTTGCACATCCTGGAATGTCAGCGGCTCATCCGCACCATGGGCAAAGTGGTGATCGCTGTGGTTGGTGGTTGGGCGGCAGGCGGGGGGCATTCCCTGCATGTGGTGGCCGATCTGTCGATTGCCTCGCGCGAGCATGCTCGGTTTAAGCAAACCGATGCGAATGTCGGCAGTTTTGATGGCGGGTACGGGAGCGCCTATCTTGCAAAGCAGGTTGGCCAGAAACGGGCTCGGGAGATTTTCTTCCTGGCCGAGGAATACTCAGCGGAGGATGCCTACGCTTGGGGCGCGGTCAATAGGGTGGTTCCCCACGCCGAGTTGGAGGATGCCGCCTTGGAGATGGCCCGCATTATCGGAACCAAATCGCCGCAGGCTATTCGGATGCTGAAGTTCGCTTTCAATCTCACCGACGACGGCCTGATGGGTCAGCAGGTTTTTGCGGGGGAAGCTACCCGGCTGGCCTATATGACGGATGAGGCTGTGGAGGGACGGGATGCCTTTTTGCAGCGGCGTGAACCCGACTGGTCGCCCTTTCCCCACCCCCAGGGCTAG